In one Chitinophaga sancti genomic region, the following are encoded:
- a CDS encoding DUF4870 domain-containing protein, which yields MKDKTLAIIAYCTIIGWVVAYVKYKETTERSPLVRYHLAQALGVFIAGLAISIVVSIVARIIPSLGFILSAAGLLPLILLIFGIITASNEAQRPVPVVGKVFENKFSFLN from the coding sequence ATGAAGGACAAAACATTAGCTATTATCGCCTACTGTACAATAATTGGTTGGGTAGTTGCATACGTAAAGTATAAGGAAACTACCGAACGTTCACCACTGGTGCGTTACCATCTTGCACAGGCCCTGGGTGTATTTATCGCGGGCCTTGCAATCTCAATTGTTGTTTCTATCGTTGCAAGAATAATTCCTTCACTGGGATTCATCTTGAGTGCAGCCGGCCTTCTTCCATTGATTCTGCTGATTTTTGGAATAATCACCGCTTCTAACGAAGCACAGAGACCAGTACCTGTTGTGGGTAAAGTCTTCGAAAACAAATTCAGCTTTCTGAACTAA